DNA from Methanobacterium sp.:
CTGAACCATACAAATAGAACTGAATATATGATCATACTCATAACCGGAACCCCTGGAACTGGCAAAACCACCATTGCACCTTTACTGGGAAAAACGTTAAAGTGCCCAGTAATTGATGTAAACCAACTCGTAGATGAAAAACACCTCTACACTGGAGTGGATCCTGAAAAAGGTTATAAAATAGTGGATATGGACGCACTAACCCGAGAACTTCATGGGATAATAATCAACAGAAAGGAAAGTCATGGTCAAAAGGATAAAAATCTACAAGACCAATCGTGTATACTAATCGAAGGACACTTATCCCATAACTTCCCACTAGCAGATTATGTGGT
Protein-coding regions in this window:
- a CDS encoding AAA family ATPase — its product is MIILITGTPGTGKTTIAPLLGKTLKCPVIDVNQLVDEKHLYTGVDPEKGYKIVDMDALTRELHGIIINRKESHGQKDKNLQDQSCILIEGHLSHNFPLADYVVVLRTEPKILRDRLQKRNWKDSKIRENLQAEALDICTWEAYQTHGSKVHEVNTSYITPEEVINIIMEILSGKKSLPPGNIDFSDYLK